From the Sulfuriferula nivalis genome, the window GCAGATGCCAGTATGGACATAGTATTGATGTTTAAATCTCTGCATCACGTACCCGTGGATAAAATGGATCTGGCGCTTGCTGAAGTTCATCGGGTGCTCAAGCCAGGTGGATTGGCTTATATTTCCGAACCGATTTATGCGGGTGAATTCAATGAGGTGTTGCGACTGTTTCATGATGAACAACAAGTCAGAGCCGCTGCATTTGCCACAGTTGAGCGCGCAGTCTCATCCAATTTAATGCATTTGGTGACACAAAAATTCTTTAAAACCCCTATGCATTTTGATGATTTCTCCCAGTTTGAGGCAAAGGTCATCAAAGTCACCCATACACATCATGCGTTATCACCTGTCTTGCATGATGCGGTAAAAGCTGAATTTGAAAAACACATGACGGCCACAGGCGCGAACTTTTTCATGCCAATACGGGTGGATTTACTGCAAAAAAACGCGATTTAATACATGCGATGGCGGAATAACCAGCCCGCGATTACTAATGTCACTAAACCTATCAGTGCCAGTGGCCAGAGTTGGGGAATGAGCAAATGAAACGGCGTTCCCTCAAGGAAGACGCCACGCAGCACCACAAGAAAATAGCGCATAGGATTCAGTAAAGTTAAGTATTGCACCAGTTGCGGCATGTTCCTGATGGGGGTGGCGAATCCCGACAAGATAATAGCCGGCACCATAAAGAAAAATGCACCTAGCATGCCTTGTTGCTGGGTGACGGCAAGTGAGGAAATCATTAAACCGATACCGACTGCCGAAAGCAGGAATAACAATACACCCGTGTAAAGAGTTAACAAACTGCCCAACAACGGTACTTTGAACCAGAGTACTGTTACCAGCACGATCAGGCTGGCTTCCACTATGCCGATTAAAAATCCTGGTAAGGCTTTACCGATAAGAATTTCTGCAGGATGCAGCGGTGTTACCAGCAGTTGATCAAATGTACCTTGTTCACGTTCACGAGCAACCGAGAGTGCGGTTACCAGTATGGTTACCAGCAACGTTAGCAAACCAACAATACCTGGCAGGAAAAACCAGCGACTTTCCAGATTAGGGTTGAACCAGGCTCGCGTGACTATATGGGCAGGTGGGGCACCGCCATTATTCGTGACCCAGTCATTATTAAATCGATTTACTATCTCCTGTGCATAATTGACTATCAGTAATGCAGTATTGGAATTGCGTCCATCTACCAGAAACTGTACAGGTGCTGGCCGTCCGCTAAGCATGTCGGCACTGAAGCGTGGTCCGATGTGTATGATTAACAACGCCCCTTTACTATCCAGCAATGGAGCGATTTCACTATTGTGATTAATTTGCATGGTCTCATGAAAACTGGGTGAGCCATGAAAAGCTGCGATCATGTCGCGTGATATTGCACCTGTATCTTCATTAAATACGGCGTAAGGTACGTGTTTGAGATCGAAAGTCGCCGCATAGCCAAATACCATGAGCTGTACCAGTGGTGGAATAATCAGAACAAAACGGCTGCGCTTATCTTTCAACAAGGCCTGAAATTCTTTGATCATCAAGGCAAATATACGCTTAAACATGGGATGATACAAAAAATTGAGATTTGAACGAAT encodes:
- a CDS encoding class I SAM-dependent methyltransferase, whose amino-acid sequence is MQIAIPDIDLICDEQEIYEQLLPLAQANIIELGCGKAEKTRAIAKAGKVAAILALEVDAIQHAQNLTTTDLPNVCFELGCAENIPAADASMDIVLMFKSLHHVPVDKMDLALAEVHRVLKPGGLAYISEPIYAGEFNEVLRLFHDEQQVRAAAFATVERAVSSNLMHLVTQKFFKTPMHFDDFSQFEAKVIKVTHTHHALSPVLHDAVKAEFEKHMTATGANFFMPIRVDLLQKNAI
- a CDS encoding ABC transporter permease is translated as MFKRIFALMIKEFQALLKDKRSRFVLIIPPLVQLMVFGYAATFDLKHVPYAVFNEDTGAISRDMIAAFHGSPSFHETMQINHNSEIAPLLDSKGALLIIHIGPRFSADMLSGRPAPVQFLVDGRNSNTALLIVNYAQEIVNRFNNDWVTNNGGAPPAHIVTRAWFNPNLESRWFFLPGIVGLLTLLVTILVTALSVAREREQGTFDQLLVTPLHPAEILIGKALPGFLIGIVEASLIVLVTVLWFKVPLLGSLLTLYTGVLLFLLSAVGIGLMISSLAVTQQQGMLGAFFFMVPAIILSGFATPIRNMPQLVQYLTLLNPMRYFLVVLRGVFLEGTPFHLLIPQLWPLALIGLVTLVIAGWLFRHRMY